In the genome of Falsirhodobacter halotolerans, one region contains:
- a CDS encoding polyprenyl synthetase family protein gives MTPDLHPGPRHAETFDRFRAALDHRLEVVLGATSDAPSRLRQASSQAVLSPGKRMRPFILHLVAGRMDAAVLDAGVALEMVHSASLILDDLPCMDDAHLRRGAAATHVTWGEATAILGAVGLLNQSFGVLGAVEATDAQRVALVRVMSDAVGWNGLVAGQDYDVNGPEGTGSVDHIDRVNRMKTGVLLIAAAEMGAILAGRSDDCRAHLRRFAGDLGQAFQIADDLGDALKSRVEFGKDVGKDAGKDTLVARLGPELALRRCLDLLLQAQHALEAAGLDFAPFHWMIGQVFDRDLLIARVGKGAA, from the coding sequence ATGACGCCAGACCTGCACCCCGGACCGCGCCATGCCGAAACCTTCGACCGGTTTCGCGCGGCGCTGGACCACCGGCTTGAGGTGGTGCTGGGCGCCACGTCCGACGCGCCATCGCGGTTGCGTCAGGCTTCGTCGCAAGCGGTGCTGAGCCCCGGCAAGCGGATGCGCCCTTTCATCCTGCATCTGGTGGCGGGGCGGATGGATGCGGCGGTTCTGGATGCCGGCGTGGCGCTTGAGATGGTGCACTCGGCCTCTCTCATCCTGGACGATCTGCCTTGCATGGATGATGCGCATCTGCGGCGCGGGGCGGCGGCGACCCATGTGACCTGGGGGGAGGCGACGGCGATTCTGGGGGCCGTGGGGCTGTTGAACCAGTCCTTCGGTGTTCTGGGCGCGGTGGAGGCGACGGACGCGCAGCGCGTGGCGCTGGTCCGGGTCATGTCGGACGCCGTGGGCTGGAACGGGCTGGTCGCGGGGCAGGATTACGACGTGAACGGCCCGGAAGGGACGGGCAGCGTGGATCACATCGACCGCGTCAACCGGATGAAGACCGGCGTCCTGCTGATCGCCGCGGCCGAGATGGGGGCGATTCTGGCAGGGCGTTCCGACGATTGCCGTGCCCATCTGCGCCGGTTCGCGGGCGATCTGGGCCAGGCGTTCCAGATCGCCGACGATCTGGGGGATGCGCTGAAATCGCGGGTCGAATTCGGCAAGGACGTGGGCAAGGATGCGGGCAAGGACACGCTGGTCGCGCGTCTGGGGCCGGAACTGGCGCTGCGCCGCTGTCTGGACCTGCTGCTTCAGGCGCAACATGCGCTGGAGGCGGCGGGCCTGGACTTCGCGCCCTTCCACTGGATGATCGGGCAGGTGTTCGACCGCGATCTGCTGATTGCCCGCGTGGGCAAGGGGGCGGCGTGA
- a CDS encoding sterol desaturase family protein, whose amino-acid sequence MSWILPIVVVIATVAFMEWVAWASHKYIMHGWGWGWHKSHHEETHGMFELNDLYAVVFALFSIGLFVAGEWLWRPATWLGIGVLIYGILYFIAHDGLVHKRWPFHYIPRKGYAKRLYQAHRLHHAVEGKEGCVSFGFIWARPVKTLVKELDQNKRADRNLMRDVQEGRE is encoded by the coding sequence ATGTCGTGGATCCTGCCGATCGTCGTCGTCATCGCCACGGTGGCCTTCATGGAATGGGTGGCGTGGGCGTCGCACAAATACATCATGCACGGCTGGGGCTGGGGTTGGCACAAATCCCACCACGAGGAAACGCACGGCATGTTCGAACTGAACGACCTTTATGCCGTCGTCTTCGCGCTGTTTTCCATCGGGCTGTTCGTGGCGGGGGAATGGCTGTGGCGTCCGGCGACCTGGCTGGGGATCGGTGTGCTGATCTATGGGATCCTATATTTCATCGCCCATGACGGGCTGGTGCACAAACGCTGGCCGTTCCACTACATCCCGCGCAAGGGCTATGCCAAACGTCTCTATCAAGCGCACCGCCTGCATCACGCGGTGGAGGGGAAGGAAGGCTGCGTGTCCTTCGGCTTCATCTGGGCCAGGCCGGTGAAAACGCTGGTGAAAGAGCTGGACCAGAACAAACGCGCCGACCGCAACCTGATGCGCGACGTTCAGGAAGGGCGGGAATAA
- a CDS encoding phytoene/squalene synthase family protein, whose translation MTDAVLRGAEASIAKGSQSFAAAARIFPADVRADCVMLYAWCRHADDVIDGQDLGHAQRADFRAGQRARLVTLRAQTEAALHGAPQTDPVFESLRRVVERNAIPPRHPLALIDGFAMDVEEKHYATTDDLLTYCYHVAGVVGVMMAQIMGVRDERTLDRASDLGIGFQLTNIARDVMEDAAAGRCYIPDDILAATPTRYAAALRLLDMAEAYYDSALDGIAELPPRSALAIAAARRVYRAIGEKLRKGGPEAWERRISTTKAEKAALFTAALGDVARSRFRTPSPRVGLYSRPS comes from the coding sequence ATGACCGACGCCGTTCTGCGCGGGGCCGAGGCGTCGATCGCCAAGGGGTCGCAAAGCTTTGCCGCCGCCGCGCGGATTTTTCCGGCGGATGTGCGGGCCGATTGCGTCATGCTCTATGCCTGGTGCCGCCACGCGGATGACGTGATCGACGGGCAGGATCTGGGCCACGCCCAGCGCGCCGATTTCCGCGCGGGACAGCGCGCGCGGCTGGTCACCCTGCGCGCCCAGACCGAGGCCGCGCTGCACGGCGCGCCGCAGACCGATCCCGTCTTCGAATCCCTGCGCCGGGTGGTGGAACGCAACGCCATTCCGCCGCGTCATCCTCTGGCGCTGATCGACGGATTCGCGATGGATGTGGAGGAAAAGCACTACGCCACGACCGACGATCTTCTGACCTATTGCTACCACGTGGCGGGGGTCGTCGGGGTGATGATGGCTCAGATCATGGGCGTGCGGGACGAACGGACACTGGACCGCGCCTCCGACCTTGGGATCGGGTTCCAGCTGACCAACATCGCGCGCGACGTGATGGAGGATGCGGCGGCGGGCCGATGCTATATCCCCGATGATATCCTGGCGGCCACCCCCACCCGCTATGCCGCCGCGCTGCGGCTTCTGGACATGGCCGAGGCGTATTACGACAGCGCGCTGGACGGCATCGCGGAATTGCCGCCGCGTTCGGCCCTGGCCATCGCCGCCGCCCGCCGCGTCTATCGCGCCATCGGGGAAAAGCTGCGCAAGGGCGGGCCGGAGGCGTGGGAGCGGCGGATCAGCACCACGAAGGCCGAAAAGGCCGCGCTGTTCACCGCCGCCTTGGGCGATGTGGCCCGCAGCCGGTTCCGCACGCCGTCGCCGCGGGTCGGGCTTTATTCCCGCCCTTCCTGA
- a CDS encoding phytoene desaturase — MTERNAAVIGAGLGGLALAIRLQSAGIQTTVFEKRDLPGGRAYVYRDAGFTFDAGPTVITDPDCLKKLWALSGRRMEDYVTLLPVTPFYQLCWEDGYRFDYADDQDAIDAQIAAKSPEDVEGYRRFLAYSRDVYREGYEKLGTVPFLHFKSMIKAGPQLARLQSWRSVYSMVAKFIKDDQLRQAFSFHTLLVGGNPFETSSIYALIHALERQGGVWFAKGGTGALVHGMVNLFQDLGGTIHCNAEVEGIDTEGNRATALRVNGTRQPFDMIASNADVVHTYRKLLADPKGEKLAAKRHSMSLFVTYFGLRGARPDLRHHMVLFGNRYRDLIQEIFHGHDLPDDFSLYLHAPSVTDDSLAPEGCSAYYVLSPVPHLGQAAIDWDVVGPQYRDRILDYLEARYIPNLRRDLMTVRHFTPFDFRDELNAHHGSAFSIEPILTQSAWFRPHNRDERLTNMYIVGAGTHPGAGIPGVVGSAEATAGLMI, encoded by the coding sequence ATGACCGAACGTAACGCCGCCGTCATCGGTGCGGGCCTGGGAGGTCTGGCGCTGGCCATCCGCCTGCAATCGGCGGGCATCCAGACGACCGTGTTCGAAAAGCGCGACCTGCCCGGCGGGCGGGCCTATGTCTATCGCGATGCGGGCTTCACCTTCGATGCGGGGCCGACGGTCATCACCGACCCGGACTGCCTGAAGAAGCTGTGGGCGCTGTCGGGGCGGCGGATGGAGGATTACGTCACCCTGCTGCCCGTCACCCCGTTCTATCAGCTGTGCTGGGAGGACGGCTATCGCTTCGATTACGCCGACGATCAGGACGCCATCGACGCGCAGATCGCCGCCAAAAGCCCCGAGGACGTGGAAGGCTATCGCCGCTTTCTCGCCTATTCCCGCGACGTCTATCGCGAGGGGTATGAAAAGCTGGGCACAGTGCCGTTCCTGCATTTCAAGTCGATGATCAAGGCGGGGCCGCAACTGGCCCGGCTGCAAAGCTGGCGCAGCGTTTATTCCATGGTGGCGAAATTCATCAAGGACGACCAGTTGCGGCAGGCGTTCAGCTTCCACACCCTGCTGGTCGGCGGCAACCCGTTCGAGACCTCGTCGATCTATGCCCTGATCCATGCGCTGGAACGTCAGGGCGGGGTCTGGTTCGCCAAGGGCGGCACGGGGGCGCTGGTGCACGGGATGGTGAACCTGTTCCAGGATCTGGGCGGCACCATCCATTGCAACGCCGAGGTGGAGGGGATCGACACCGAAGGCAACCGCGCCACCGCCCTGCGCGTGAACGGCACGCGTCAGCCCTTCGACATGATCGCGTCGAACGCCGATGTGGTCCACACCTACCGCAAGCTGCTGGCCGATCCGAAGGGGGAAAAGCTGGCGGCGAAACGCCATTCGATGTCGCTTTTCGTCACCTATTTCGGGCTGCGCGGCGCGCGGCCGGACCTGCGGCACCACATGGTCCTGTTCGGCAACCGCTACCGCGATCTGATCCAGGAGATTTTTCACGGCCACGACCTGCCGGACGACTTTTCGCTCTATCTCCACGCGCCCTCGGTCACGGATGACAGCCTGGCCCCCGAAGGGTGCAGCGCCTATTACGTCCTTTCGCCCGTGCCGCATCTGGGGCAGGCCGCGATCGACTGGGACGTGGTGGGGCCCCAATACCGCGACCGGATTCTGGATTACCTTGAGGCGCGGTATATCCCCAACCTGCGCCGCGATCTGATGACCGTGCGCCACTTCACTCCCTTCGATTTCCGCGATGAGCTGAACGCCCATCACGGCAGCGCGTTTTCCATCGAGCCGATCCTGACCCAAAGCGCGTGGTTCCGCCCCCACAACCGGGACGAGCGGTTGACGAACATGTATATCGTCGGCGCGGGCACCCATCCCGGCGCAGGCATTCCGGGCGTCGTCGGTTCGGCCGAGGCGACGGCGGGGCTGATGATATGA
- the crtY gene encoding lycopene beta-cyclase CrtY, with translation MDTDIAIAGAGLAAALTALRLRALPDAPRVTLIDSATPFVGRTWSFHDDDVTGDDLRWISPAIAARWQGQDVRFPDYRRTLDSGYATIRPETMARAVADCGVRIVQGQVTTLAADHLTVDGTALRAPLVIDARGAAPHPALRVAWQKFLGQEVALTAPHGLTRPVIMDATVDQLDGYRFVYLLPFSPTRLLIEDTRYSDGPEVDAKAFRAGIAAYAQGQGWTIADVLAEETSSLPLALDYDAARFWADAALPRIGMRAAQFHPVTGYSLPDAVRTANVVARHWHEGSEALARHLTSDALTRARRQGFYRMLNRMLFRAADPAQRRHVMQRFYTLPEPLIARFYAGRTTPADMARILIGKPPVSIPRALRALPRRTLP, from the coding sequence CGCGCCCTGCCGGATGCCCCCCGCGTCACCTTGATCGACAGCGCCACCCCGTTCGTGGGCCGCACATGGTCGTTTCACGACGATGACGTCACCGGGGACGATCTGCGCTGGATCTCCCCCGCGATCGCCGCGCGCTGGCAGGGGCAGGACGTGCGCTTTCCCGATTACCGCCGGACGTTGGACAGCGGATATGCCACCATCCGCCCCGAAACGATGGCCCGCGCCGTGGCCGATTGCGGGGTCCGCATCGTGCAGGGACAGGTGACGACGCTGGCCGCCGACCATCTGACGGTGGACGGCACCGCCCTGCGCGCGCCGCTGGTCATCGACGCCCGCGGGGCCGCGCCCCACCCCGCGCTGCGGGTGGCCTGGCAGAAGTTCCTGGGGCAAGAGGTGGCGCTGACCGCCCCCCACGGCCTGACCCGCCCCGTCATCATGGACGCCACCGTCGATCAGCTCGACGGCTATCGCTTCGTCTATCTTTTGCCGTTTTCACCGACCCGCCTGCTGATCGAGGATACGCGGTATTCCGATGGGCCGGAGGTGGATGCCAAGGCCTTTCGCGCGGGCATCGCCGCCTATGCCCAAGGCCAAGGCTGGACCATCGCCGATGTGCTGGCCGAGGAGACGTCCTCCCTCCCCCTCGCGCTCGACTACGACGCGGCGCGGTTCTGGGCGGATGCGGCCCTGCCCCGCATCGGGATGCGGGCGGCGCAGTTCCATCCCGTCACCGGCTATTCCCTGCCCGACGCCGTGCGCACCGCGAATGTCGTCGCGCGGCATTGGCACGAGGGGTCGGAGGCGCTGGCCCGCCATCTGACGTCCGACGCGCTGACCCGTGCCAGACGGCAGGGCTTTTACCGCATGTTGAACCGGATGCTGTTCCGCGCGGCCGACCCCGCCCAGCGCCGCCATGTGATGCAGCGATTCTACACCTTGCCCGAGCCGCTGATTGCGCGTTTCTATGCCGGACGGACCACGCCCGCCGATATGGCCCGCATCCTGATCGGCAAACCACCCGTCTCCATTCCCCGTGCCCTGCGCGCCCTGCCCCGAAGGACCCTGCCATGA